The DNA region TCTTCCTTCAACAAAAAGGATATTATGCTTGGGAACAGGCTGCCTAGGAAAATGGTGGAGCTCCAATCCtcaaaaaggtttaaaaatcaTGTGGATGAGGGATCTGGGGACCTGGCTGATTGGTGCAGTAGGCTGTGTTAAGTTTGGCATTGGACTGTGTGATCTTCAGGGACTTTTTCAACTGCAATGACTTTGAAGTGTAGGTCAAGCAGTGAGAAGTCAAAGCTTGGACTCAGTAATCTTCAAGTGTGCCTTCCAGCCTGGATATCTATGCGATTGCCAATGGAGGGCAGATGAAAAGCAATCCAAAAGAAAGAGCAATGGCAGATCTTTGAAGAAGCTTCACTCAAAGGCAGCCTTAAGCATTACACCATGGCCACCCTGAGAGGCTGAGCCAGGGTGGGGACAAAGGGCGGGGTTGGCTGTGTTGTGATGTGCTGTGACACCTGTGACATCACAGGGCACGTGTCACAATGGGGGCAGCTATAAAAGGCCCCAGCAGGTAACGCTGGCTCAGTGTTGCTTGGGCAAGCGGTGAGTGCACACGTGgtggggaggctgggctggggacaagggctggGGCAGAAACGCTGCACCTGGGGCTGGGTTCTCCCCctgcatgcagggacagccctgatgggagagccctgggcagggcaccctgctgctgctgctgctggggcagtgggacaggcGTTGGTGCCTGCCAGCTGTCTGGGgccctgtccttcctgctccccGAGCCCTGAGGACTCccgtccctgctgcccccactgCCGGCTGcctccctcacagccccactcaAGGccttctctccatcctcctgcagaccATGAAAGCCGCAGTATTGCTTTTCGTGCTTTTGAAGAGCCTCATCCACTACCCACAGCTCGTGGGTGATGCTCAGGCTGAGGAAACACGTCTGCGCATGGAAGCGCgtgcaaagcagctggaatGGGAGAGGATTCGGATGGAGCGGGAGGCGGAGCAGCTCATCCTCAAGCAGGTGCAGCATGTGGAGCTCTTGCAGCTCTTAGCTGTTACTGTGCTCCTAATTCTTGTCGTGGTCCTATGGTTGATGGGGTGCCAAAGGAGCCTGAGGAGAGAAGAGTATGAATACTATAAGAATAGGTCAAATGAAGAGGAAGTCAGAAATGGAGATGCAAATGTGGAAGTCAGTATTGGAAACGCAGAAGAAGATGATGCGAATCGGGAGGAAGGTAACAATGATGACGGAAATGTAGAGGAAGTCGGCAATGTTGCTGCAAATGGAGAAGATAATGTTGAAAACAGAGTTGTCAATGGGTctgcaaatgaagaaaacaatgaCCTTGCAGTCTATGAAAGACACAATGATTTTGACGATAACTTTGGTAGAATTCTACTGGAACGCATACAGTGGCCTGTACAGGACCTGCAGGCGGGCTGTGCGTGGACAATGAACCTCATGGATGCTTATGCACATTACTTTGGACACGTCTTATCCAACAGCTTCTACCCAGTCCTGCAAAGAGCCATCGGGGTGGGCAGCGCCTTCGAAGGCTGGAGTCCCCGAGAGCAGGATGTTGTGTACCAGGTGCTCATACCCATGACTCCTCCCCGAGGCCACAGcttccacctggagctggactctgcagagcagaggcaggggagGAACTTCCGTGTCCGCGTGCAGCTGGAGTGCAcctgcagcaaggagcagcaggctgagaacatgctgtgcttcctgcaccaccccgaggaggagctgaggagcaaTCAGGATCCCAGCCTCCTGGACACCCTGTGCACCAACTCCTACCTGGATGTGCAGAAAACTGCCCGCTGGTTCTACCAGCTGGTGAGAGCCATCTGGCCAGCTTTGCCTCAGTCACACAACTGGCATTTAAAGCTGCTGCCCTCCAGACGCTCCTGCCAATTCCAGGTGACCAATGGCATAGAAGTCT from Oenanthe melanoleuca isolate GR-GAL-2019-014 unplaced genomic scaffold, OMel1.0 S473, whole genome shotgun sequence includes:
- the LOC130267001 gene encoding inositol 1,4,5-trisphosphate receptor-interacting protein-like 1; this encodes MKAAVLLFVLLKSLIHYPQLVGDAQAEETRLRMEARAKQLEWERIRMEREAEQLILKQVQHVELLQLLAVTVLLILVVVLWLMGCQRSLRREEYEYYKNRSNEEEVRNGDANVEVSIGNAEEDDANREEGNNDDGNVEEVGNVAANGEDNVENRVVNGSANEENNDLAVYERHNDFDDNFGRILLERIQWPVQDLQAGCAWTMNLMDAYAHYFGHVLSNSFYPVLQRAIGVGSAFEGWSPREQDVVYQVLIPMTPPRGHSFHLELDSAEQRQGRNFRVRVQLECTCSKEQQAENMLCFLHHPEEELRSNQDPSLLDTLCTNSYLDVQKTARWFYQLVRAIWPALPQSHNWHLKLLPSRRSCQFQVTNGIEVYRIEILFGVREVTHIFVSSEPREAHTQNTTWPESYAVAEMKFFQHIARQAPPDSVHLRCLQFFTRLVLGFCFPTYTMKTLVMHLLNAVPVSQWRRRDLLQRLLDISDSLCLCVLAKRLNHFFVGNQRLPQDIRLPPDVQMARPYNLFYRLAEEPAAHNQAINEYRALRRWFKRIILSRN